The genomic window ACCGACACCATCCCTCTGTCTGAAGCGGCCAAACAATGCGACCGTATCCGTCAAGTGACGATTGCCGGCCTTTTGGCTGAAACGGTCCGCCGCATCAGCAATGAAGAATCCGTCTCATATCTTTTCAATGAAGAAGTGATGACAGGCAGCATGTTGCTGCCATAACCCCGAAGCCGTCTTAAGCTGGTCGCGGCCGATGACGGTAGTTTTATTTAATTTGGAGTATTTAACATGACTTATGAAATTCAAGCCTCTGTTCGTGAAGCACAAGGCACTGGTGCGAGCCGCCGCCTGCGTCGCGAAGGCCAAATCCCCGGTATTTTGTACGGTGAAGGTCAAGAGCCCGTTGCAATTGCTGTGGATCACAAAACTGTATTCTACGCATTGGAAAAAGAATCTTTCCACACTGCACTGATCAAACTGTCCCTGAACGGTGAAACCAAAGACGTTATCGTCCGTGATTTCCAAATGCACCCATTCCGTCGCGAAGTTCAACATATCGACTTCCAGGCCGTTAAAGCCGACCAACCGGTACGCATCCGTGTTCCCCTGCACATTGTTAACGCTGAAAACTCTCAAGCCGTGAAACTGCAAGGCGGTCGCGTATCCCTGTTGAACACTACTGTTGAAGTGATTGCCCGACCTGACAATATTCCTGAATACTTAGAACTGGACTGTGCCGAAGTCGTTGCAGGCGACATCCTTCACCTGTCTGACATCCAACTGCCTGAAGGTGTAGAATGTGCTTCTCTTAAACGTAACGAAAACTTGGCGGTTGCTTCTGTCACCGGTAAAAAACGTTAATTCCTTATACACGAAAAAGCTGCTCTATATAGAGTGGCTTTTTTTATGTTCTTACATAAATATTTTTACATAAATATTTAATAAGTCTACAGCTACTTGATTTGAATCAAAGCTCCAAATTGAGTTTCATTTATAATCGCCGACATTGGAACTGAGACAACACTTCTCAAAGTCCTCAAGATTTTCTGATCAGTAGATGATACATCTGCTTTGATTTAATACTCTCTATCTCTTTCCTCTTGATGTGTGTGTGTTTGGGTGTGGCTCTTGCCACCCCTTTTTTTTGGCTTTTATGTGAAGTAAAATCCGTAACAGCAAATTCTTAACTTTTAACTATAGTGGATTAAATTTAAATCAGGACAAGGCGACGAAGCCGCAGACAGTACGGATAGTACGGCAAGGCGAGGCAA from Neisseria sp. DTU_2020_1000833_1_SI_GRL_NUU_006 includes these protein-coding regions:
- a CDS encoding 50S ribosomal protein L25/general stress protein Ctc; the protein is MTYEIQASVREAQGTGASRRLRREGQIPGILYGEGQEPVAIAVDHKTVFYALEKESFHTALIKLSLNGETKDVIVRDFQMHPFRREVQHIDFQAVKADQPVRIRVPLHIVNAENSQAVKLQGGRVSLLNTTVEVIARPDNIPEYLELDCAEVVAGDILHLSDIQLPEGVECASLKRNENLAVASVTGKKR